The DNA region TCATGCTACATTAGTAATATAGGTATACAACGtacgtaaattattattttttatcaaccAGATTTCAGAATACTTATTTGAAAGGTGCGAGGATGGAAGAATTAAATGCCTCTAATTTACTAATTGTAATGAATAGGTAAGTTGACAATGTTTGAATGAATAGTAATTTTATcgcagtttaaaaataaatgtgaaaaatatatctcttcaaaaattacattattttttacttacacGTTAGagtaaatttgcaattttttaattctcaaaatttttttttttaatttgcagaACTATATCCGCATCTCTGATACCAAAAAGTGGAGGTCCCCAGAGCAAAATCGCCTACGAAATAAACCCGACAAGAGTTCCACATTTTAGCTATTGTGAAGGTTATCTTAACATGGCTTTTACAGACGTCGATGGGTAAGCCCACTACCCCTTATTTCATAACATTCCATAACTCAGTCCCCCCTTTTATGATCAAACGTCTGGAAATTAGATTTAGGCACCGAAACCGCCAGAAAGGAACAGGTCAATTTTGTATTCAGAAGCAGCTCTGATTTCCTCTCTTCCTGTAGAGTCCGTACATCATTCCTGTTCGTCCGTCCTTCCTACCATCTGCCGTGCTTATATGTTTCCATGTATCTTTCCCGTAATAAAATCGGAAACTGTTCCCACGGGAGCCCTTTTCTGCCCTTTTCAGTCAACTTCCAATCTCCTGTTTAACCTGCGCGAGCCATAAATATGGCAAAATTTGCTGGAGAAAAACGAGTAAGGCATGTTTATTCTCCGTTTATTAGGTATCCGATACAGCTGCAAATATTTGTATTGCTCgaaaaacgaaaatgtatCAGGTACTTGTATTATATGATGTGAAATCAATTTTACATTCAGGCCTTTTGGGGTGAGATGCTATTggaaaaggaattttttctgagggtgaaaaatatgaataatagggatgtattttagtaataaataatgggCCTTAAACGTAGTCTTTTGTTACATTAAACTTGCTTGCTTACACCACGTCAGCTTTTAAACGAGATTATTCAAACAGGCTCAAAGACCTCAAAGACAACGAAGTTAGGCTACGATGAATATAGTCTTATCTTAAATGGAAGTTGATAAATTTTCCCTTCTCTGTTCGTTAATTTCGAGGCGTAtcgaaaaccaaaatatcattttctttattaataagGAATTTCTCTGGGGTTCcctgtaatttgaaaaaatatgcatttgAACCGGCAATAAGAAAAACATCAAGCTCGTATCGAGaggagtttaaaaaattcaaaacctgAAAGAAAAATCGTTGTGTCTGATATTTATTACTCATAACTGTGAAAAAAGATGCAAGTATGGCACtcgatttcaaaaatattcaaaaatcattatttcaaGTTTAGCGAATCGGTTTGCAAAAATCTGAGGCGTATCGACATGGAATCTACAATGATCAAGATGTCATAGAAAAAGTTCTCGttgatcattttaaattttgttaatttgcgGAAACTTTGATATGCGAAAAATTTcgcttcaaaatttaacaacttTGGACGTAAAATCATGACTTTcctatattttgtatttttaaattctgattATCTATTGATCAGAGAATTAGGTTCTAGTACATCTGATGTTCACGTGGCCTATTAGCTCAGTTGGTTAGAGCGTCGTGCTAATAACGCGAAGGTCGCGGGTTCGATCCCCTCATGGgccaaaaaaagtttttttgtgtcctttttaaattatgaaacgtatattcaaatatgaaacttccaaaaatttgttaaagcGAATAATACgcatttttgataatatttaaaaggtccgtctgattttaaaaacatctCTGCGACtagtaaatttcttaagaTGCGAATTTTCAGCGACCAACTTTCATATTAATTCAGTTCCATTTCTATTtgcatatatatatattattatgtatTCAAAATTGTGTAACTGAtttcaacttcaatttaaaaaatttaaaaggagaAGTAAATAGCTGCTGCCATCTATCGAGGAATATTCTTATCACTCTAgtttaatcatatttttcttgataGTTTCTCCTCTTTTCCACTTGCACCTCACAGATGTCGCCACCAGACTAGAAGGTCAACATCAATAAAAGACACCCGGTATCGGCGTCGGCAGTGATGCCTATGTTGCTGGAAAGCGTAAGAttctgtttttgaattctataAAGTTTAGTTCATTATCATTATTGACAATACCTAATGGTACAGTTTCGATACAATAAGTATCTAATTACGTAATTAGAATCATCatgtaattaaacaaaaatagattatGTATACTGAAGATATCTATATAAACCTAGATTGAATTGCAGATGGCGTGTGGCAATGCTGTTACAAAAGACTGTAGATAAGTTGGTCAAATGGAAATATGAACGGTATTTTTTCATTAGTGGGTTCTACAAGTTACTTAtcacataatttaatataacaattcaacatttaaaaaaatcataagctAAGTTTCCTCTAAGCAGCactaaattctaatttttttaagcagtGATAATCCACGTGACTCGTGAACACCAATCTGATTTCTCGCTTTTGCGTCCTGGCATTACATTATTTCGTTCGTAGAAAGGTTCCTTTATTCCGTGCCTGTGGCGTTAAAATCCGCTATCTTCTAATAGTGTTGATACACGAACTTGTGCACACTGATATTCGTTTTTGTTTGGAGTGACAGAATACCTTTGATTACACAAAGGTGAGTTGGTTAACGGTTTAGTGGTAATAATGGTTTAATAGCAAATCAATGCGCTGGGTGTAGTCGTAAACTGGTAAAGgaacaaaaatcaataaactgGTTGTGTTAATCAGACTACTAAACTGAAATAAGTTCCTTTCATCAACACGAATTAAACAAATGGTTAATCTAGTATAGTGAGTATCCATCTATCCCTGCGTTTAAACTTTGGAGTCATTTTTCTCAGGACATTTCCGGTTTTCGCCATAATGTGATATGCCATGTAATGTTATAcaacaattaatattaatactaCAATGTCCTTcattatacatacataatgAATCTACACCtataaagtatttattttatgtatttgatttttacacTTATTGCTTTTGGATTTTGGCATGACATAAGTTTATAGTTTGTTGTTGCACGAATCTATAGCTTTTGAGTTTGAGTGGATATATTGAGGTTCtgttttaaattcagttcTGTTACCCCAAAAATTCCCGGAAATTTCTATTGAACTCATTCAAAGTACTAAAATGTGACAGAATTTCCAATCGATTTAGATTAATTCTGAAATGTTTTGTGTAAATCAAGTCAGGTTACTAAAGTAATGGAATTTCCGATCACTCCAAAATTTCTAGCAAACTCTATTCAGATCTTTTTTGAACGTTACTCTCTTTCTTTTGCCTTCTGTACAATACAAGAAAGAAAACGTCGAGAATTGCTCGGCCCGTCCTCACGTGACTGAATAAAGGCAACCTGTGTCATCTTGCACAGATGGAGAGAAAATTGCTATTGATGCTACTTTAAATGGGACactgttaataattattgataatgCTAATACGTCATTAACATCAACAATCTATTGAGGGCATTTTTTGGCCAAATGGATttcacagaaaaataatttttttatgagagcGTGTACAATATATCAGAACAActcatttttatgaattctagAACCTCCACAGATCCACTCAATTCCCACCACCGTATATGTAAATCCAATCGCTTAAATATCGCATAGCATTTTTGAGTGATACCCACTATGTGTCTTCCCGCCTGTTATCGTAGACGACGAAGGGTAGAAGAATTAGAAGAGCCGCATTGCGATGCCGGCACCAGTGGGGGCCTCCAGTGGAGGCGCGTACGCCTCCCTGGAACCTCTAGGGGCTGGAGATAACGTCTACCGCCCCACGACGGTGCCAGGGGGGCCTACTCCTTCCACTGGACTGTTCGAGGGAGTGAAGAAAGCTCTCGGGCTTGTCAAAGAGCCCTTGTTGGGACAGGTGGGTGACGAAAGAAGAGGACATCTGACAGCTTCGaggtaaatataaatttggtgtggtttgattgttttttcttGTGTAACTAATCCTTGGAATTAGTAGTGAAAGTtcaaagaataattaaaaggaaacacgtaactttttaaataccGAATTTCTTTTCCTAACTGATCAAACAAGGTTAGAAGTAATATAACGACCGCAGAAGAACAAATTGTTAAGGGAGCTTCACAGTTTGTCCGAACTTTATTAGACATAGTATGTAACTCAAAATATGgttgcaataattattgttttatattgGCAGTATTTTATGTGTACGTTAGCAACATTACAATCAGTTATTCGAACTGAAGGGGTCACGtgtttcttttcaattattttttttctgtaaatttgtTCTCCTATTGGTAGAATTCGGTACATTGCTTTTAATGTGCACAAatgagtaaattttaaaattacagatAACTTATACATCACTCATTAAACATTgtgtatgtacatacatatgtatatcacTAACGTATATATGGGGGCAAGTGGGCTTCCGGGCCAGCACCTTTAAGTGCCTTCTAATGTATCAGTACGTAGCAGATTTTAATTCACTTGAAAAATTCAGCACACTTAATCAATGCTATTGATGATTGAAACGATCTTGATAAAACTTCGAGAAGAAACACacaaactgaaaataatttgcagataaataaatcaaaataattgattttttttgttttaaggaGATATTTTATAAGGCGAGTTTGATATTAAGTCAGGATTTTACTATAGAATAGTCAAGTGAAGcgttaatttttcaaatttttgaaatttcaattcaagtTGTTTCTTTCTACGTCGATAAATGCCATTACCATGTTGcttttaaaaacagttttgtCGTGATAAACAAATTGATTCAGGAATTTAGTAACCCACTACGTTGTACAATAATGtgaaaataggccaatttgaaACAATCACTCTCTATGTTTATGGACCTTGTTTACACTCGTTGAGCGTAGACACAtttgctattttaaaaatcaattttcgaGGTGCGTCGCAAATTGCAAGTACTCATTTAAGTTGGAGCTGCATCAAATTTTAGTCCAAGATTATAACTGCAAGAGGACATGATGAGGTGTTTCGTATTCAGTAAAATATGGATTCGAACTAAATGATCCAAGATATTGAGAGGTCTCGAAGTAAAAATTGCGAAATAGAAGTCAGGAACATGAGTATTATAAGTAAATATCGCGTGTTTCCTTTGAAGTAAAAACAACTACATTGGGTCAGTTTTGCATGGCAAATTCCGAAGGCAAAAGCAGAATATTTCAAGAAGCGAGACAGGTCTATCGATTTTATATTCCAGGCCTTCAAGGTGAACCTACTATTTCCATTGTaactaataaaagaaaaatctattgACCATCCAAAAACACCTAAACCTAAAATAGTATTGATTGATGAAAGTGAAGATACCTGGATGTTGTGGACTAATCCCATGAATTTGTTGTTTGTGAGATTTGGTTTCACCTGAACTTGCTTGTCATTGACGACAAAATCAAGTAAACACCGACGAAATTTCgttgaaaataaactaaaatattgcgaaaattGTTGATCTTTTATATAATGTAAACAAACTAGCATGAAGGTGGtttattcagaaaaatattataaaagtaataattgagTCTTTATCTCTCATGTTGTGTGACAGGTACTCTTTAGGGAATACAAAAACTATTCAATGTTTAGATGTATGGAAAACTTTGCTAATATTCGAAATAATCATGCCTGGATCTATTTTTAACGAAAAGACAGGGACCGCTCGTTGGTCTGCAAacagttttaatgaaaacttgGCAGTTTAACTTAAACTTTTACAAAAAGAACACACGTTTTTCTTGTATTCGTGCGTATTCCCCATTCGTCAATAGTAacactaaattattaatttttgtggaagcaattttattacataccCCTCCATGTAAGTAGAATAGGATACATGTATACTATAATTTACTGATTAACTGGTACGAAAAGTAAACTAGGAGACGAGAATGTTCTTACAAAGCcaagaaaagtttattttcttgtgGTTTGTTATCTAATGAGCACCATTCCCTCAGGAGGAATTTTTCCTCTGGAGAAGACTTCTACATTGGGGATGACTGTCTTCATCATAAGCTACATATATAGTATTTCGTGAAAAATGCGCATCAAACAGTCATATTATTTGAACCTAAGCCTGTAAACAAACATATtatggacaattttttaagcGGATACGTGACAGCGTTCATGATGCCCccgttaatttaatttgtactCGTGAGCTGCCACAGCCACAACAGTCCGCAGTTTCGTTTAACTCTTAAAGTTCATACTAGTTTTGTGTTCGTTATTTCACTTTGTAGATTACCGGATTTTAAAGCGTTCGTgcattatgaaaatttgaagatcCGCCACAACTTCCCAATCATTGAACACAGAAGTTTGTTTGACTGCTGATGTAGGAGAGATCAACTGGTATGCACTGGTTATTTCACTGGTCatgttaaaattgaattcGGTTACTTCTACCTGTTTTCGACTCAGCTTTAAAAGGAGATTGAGATTTCCACAAAAAGCAGAAAAGACTAATATGCatcattttaatgaaaacacaTTTATATTGCaatattcaaaactttttcgattttcatggaaatgtagtattaaattaaaaaataaaacgaagtattaattttaatcttgGATAAATGAGTGAAAAATGACTCGGAGAAAATTGTCATTGATTATGCAGGGTATTCGGGTCGCATATATCGAAATACTTAGTGATACAATATGGATAAAATATCTGTGAGAGTAACATAAAACCTAATATGAAACAATGCAAAATACTTGTAGCATACGTAAACtagaatttattgaattatatTCGGCACTACCGAATAGGTAccacatatttcaaaatatatgtatagtataTAAAATTCGGACGACCTGTATCTAAACTGGGATGTGgaataacaaaatattgtgATGGCTGGGGATgggttaaaatgaaaaatattcatttctaGACAACACTTCGTTCGAATTTGTGGATCGTGACTTTTAGATTTGTTTGTTACAGGACTGAAGTCGAGAATCCAATCCCAAATAGGAAAATGCCAGCGTCAGGAATTGCCGAGGAGGCAGCTCTTTTAGGGTAAGCAACATAGCTGGAGCATACATTTATGTTCcgatggaaaaatattaatcatcTGTAGTTCGCGCAGTTAATGTTaatatataaaagttttaataattttgcccACAGGATAATTTCCATAGCATCACTGATATCCAAGACAGACATGCTATTCTGCATTCCTACAGCCAAatatagtttaattttaacagTATTCATGTGAACAAAAACTTGGCAAATTCTAATATCGAAGATACAAACATTTGCAGCAATACGGATGCCTAATTGTAAGGAAACCAGCCAGAGATTCAAAACTTGATCGCATTCACTTTCAGACCCCAAGATCCTTTTAGTAACTTAAAATcttatatcaaaaatgttagAAACCGATCAAtacaaaaatcgaaattccAGGACCGTGCCTTCTGATTCGATGGACGAcgttgaattaaaaaacattaaattacaatttcctCATGCGAGATCCATGTCCAGAGAGGACTCGAATGCTCAGGAAGAACTTGTGGAAACTGACCGTGGCAATGTGGTGGTTGCAGTCCAAGGAAACAGGAATAAGCCTGCCATACTGACTTACCACGACTTGGGTCTTAATTGTAAGTTAACGACGATGAAACCAACTATAAACCCGAACATTTTTATCGctatatttaatgaaaattgaattttagatGTGTCGAATTTTCAAGCCTTTTTCAACTATATTGACATGCGGGCCCTCATAGAGAACTTTTGCATTTATCATGTAAATGCTCCGGGGCAAGAGGAAGGAGCGCAAACTTTACCAGAAGagtaagtatttatttttaagttttatatatatatatatatataattaactTGATTCAGGTTTGTTTATCCTTCAATGGATGAGTTGGCGGACCAGCTGGCTCATGTAGTTCGCCATTTTAATCTCAAACAATTCATCGGTTTCGGAGTTGGTGCAGGAGCAAATATTCTATGTCGCTATACACTGAATCACCCagaaatggtaaaaaattgtttctactaaaacatttttttaatattattttatatttaaaggtCTCAGCATTGTGCCTAATAAACTGCGTAAGCACGCAACCGGGATGGATCGAATGGGGATACCAAAAACTAAATACCAGATATTTGAGGTCAAAAGGAATGACCCAAGGCGTTCTCGATTATTTAATGTGGCATCACTTTGGAAGAGTAAGCATTATTTTATATGAACAATATACAACAGGTTCAAGATAAGTATACATTAGAAAGGAATTGATTTCATTATTTCTTGATTCACTCTTAAGACAgatgattaaataaattgtatgCACtgcaagttttaaatttaacaatttctgaaataattttctagaACACTGAAGAACGCAATCACGATCTAGTTCAAGTGTACAAGAGCTACTTCGAGCGGAATGTGAACCCTACAAATTTAGCTCTCTTCATTGACAGCTATGTAAAACGGACAGATCTAAATATACAGAGGGACCCAGACCCGAACAGGAAAAATGCTTCCACTCTCAAAGTTCCTGTTATCAATATAACAGGAGCCATGAGTCCTCATGCCGACGACACAGTTACGTTTAATGGCAGGTTGGATCCCACCAATTCATCCTGGATGAAGGTAGGTAAAAACCAAAGCCGCGATATTTCTCGCTTTTGTTCCAACATTTGGTCGGGGGTTATCGTTTAAAAACTCGCAGTAAGTTTACGGCGAACCGTTAACATTGGATCTTAATCCTAATTACCATCAAAGAAGGCAtacctctgatatttcaacgtcTACTTGAGCTTTGTTAATGAAGGCCTTTTTGGAATATATTACTGGTTCCGTACTCTTAAAACGCACTATATATTCTTTGttcatgtaaaaaaaacttatccgTTTGctatgaaaaacaaataatttacttCAACGACAGTGCCAGTTACCgcgaatttgtaaaatttgtgaGGTTAGAAATTTGACGTATGTACACTATCAAGGAATTCTGGAGAATCGATTAGGAATATGGTTAAAAACTTACCGGAATTCGCATGTAAAGTGAAACCAAAACTCCATGTTGTAGTTTGCGCGGCAGTAATGTCCATTTTTAAAACGCACTATTCGTTAAGCCgacaaaatatataaattgaTCATGGCGCGCTACACTACACTTCAAGTATATTTACAGAGTTACGACATAAATATACATCGCGGAACTCATAAGAGAAAGCACGTAACACTTCACACacactatatttttaatgatccATGTAAATTTGCTGATTttagaagcaaaatttcatgCGAAAAACTTCCACACAACAATAAACTCCAGACGCTAAACAAATGACTAATCTGCTGTGTTGCGCATTCATGGCACACTAGATGATTTTTTCGGCAATGTTGCAAATTCTAATTTGCACCTTTCCAGATTTCCGACTGCGGAATGGTTCTGGAGGAACAGCCCGGGAAAGTCAGTGAAGCCTTCAGACTCTTTTTGCAGGGAGAAGGCTATGGTAAGTAAAACCGCtccaaagaaataatttagtaCAATAATGTTAGGATAAgacattttaaagaaagttcGAAACCATAAGTAAGTAATGTAAGGAAACGGTTTATTAAAATgggtttaatattttttagccAATACGTACTTAGTTACATCGAAATTATGGCCTAATTTATCAAACTCATAAACAAAATGGTCAGAAATgtaatacaataatttatcattaaaacttATGAAGGCTTTCACAGGGCCTAGAAAGCACTAGCTTTAATACTTGTAGCAAGTAGATTCTTAGGATAATTCAAAAAGATCTATCAAGCCGTTTTATATGTCAACTGCTTTAGATAATGATTAATTAGTTAGTAAGAAACACGAATACACACActgagtttaattttatttctctataATGTTTGCGTTATGGTTGGACAATGTGCGCGAATGGTATGTATATTGTTCATATTGTAATTATCATGGTAACTTTGATTTTCCTTATGTTTCTTTTGTGACACTGCATTcacgtttatttttctatttcatgtgaattatttttttatttatagcgGCCTCCGTTAAATTTAGTGCCAAAATCGAACCGGTGCTCGAAAGATACTaaagataataataacaatagcataaattattacaatatattttcataacagataaaaattaacaaatatgtatACCTTGTCAGTATTATTAACTAATTGATACTTCTTTTCTTGCGTGTTATGTAAAGTTGACGAAAATAAAGCCATTGTTGTTCAGATCATGTTTTTCCACGAATGATATTCTTTGCATTTCCAAGTTAACGTTAGACAGAGTACAATATGTGGTCTACAACTCgtaggaaataaatatttattccaCACTTGTACTAGaacatacatttttcttcCTTTACTAATGTACAAATAGAATAAATGTCTTTCACTTCGAATTTTATTTGGCATTGAAAcgctataatttttttagctatTCATGTGAGGCGAAGGTCTAGCTGTATGAGTGTGGGTTCGTTAGGAACACCAAAGTAAACTGTTAGTGTGTAGCTCAGTTTGGTTTGGTCAGTGACCATGACAGTTTTTTTTCGGACATGTAAGTTAAAGATCTCAGAACTAACACCACGATATACGATGTTACACTATGCCAACTTACACACATTTCATACACATGCTCCACAAAACGTATGCGAAATGCtgcaaacattttcaatttcattcaaCACTTCTTTTAGAGACATATAAACACTGTTCTAATTGATATTCATTTCAACTTATAATAGCTTCTGATGAAGTGAGTGACTAACactttgttttataattttgtacgTTTAGGGTGCTCTAAATTCGAGGCTAACAAGAGTAACTAAAAAATGCTCCCTTATTGGGGGGACGTGTAGTTTTTGCGAGTCGAatttgggacatcctgtacatGCCTAGATATAGTGGTATATGCAGAGCTAATATGTTGTCTGCAGCTGTTTACAAGCTGATtgaatattttcgtttttttttttgttgctgcTTGTGTAATCAGTTTTATTGCACACTACACTCCCAATAATGTTTATAgctgataattaaaaaaatatgtcaatgCAATATGTACTTACAATTATCCAAGTAAAGACCGATTTTGCTTAAATAACAAATCCTCGCccctttatacagggtgtatgcAAAAATGATCGaaacatatttataatttaactaacttggactaatttttttttaaatagagaaAGTAGGCGCACAGAACCGGATATTAAAACTCCAAACTCCTGCATTACAACACAAATACTTCCCAACGAGACCACTGATGCGTTCACAATAGAACAGCATAGCAACAATATTAAAAGCagcataaataaattgttcaaatataGAGGGTCaataaaaagtttgaaatataatatatgtatcaAAATAAGGTCGTAAAGCataaatgcataaaatttGGTATAAGTGATAATGCCAGATTTACTCTCTTCTCTTTGGATCATATTGTATACACCCTGTATGGATACATATCATgtttataatgtttttttaactaaCTCAAAGTTGTAG from Euwallacea similis isolate ESF13 chromosome 20, ESF131.1, whole genome shotgun sequence includes:
- the LOC136415734 gene encoding protein NDRG3-like isoform X1 yields the protein MPAPVGASSGGAYASLEPLGAGDNVYRPTTVPGGPTPSTGLFEGVKKALGLVKEPLLGQVGDERRGHLTASRTEVENPIPNRKMPASGIAEEAALLGTVPSDSMDDVELKNIKLQFPHARSMSREDSNAQEELVETDRGNVVVAVQGNRNKPAILTYHDLGLNYVSNFQAFFNYIDMRALIENFCIYHVNAPGQEEGAQTLPEEFVYPSMDELADQLAHVVRHFNLKQFIGFGVGAGANILCRYTLNHPEMVSALCLINCVSTQPGWIEWGYQKLNTRYLRSKGMTQGVLDYLMWHHFGRNTEERNHDLVQVYKSYFERNVNPTNLALFIDSYVKRTDLNIQRDPDPNRKNASTLKVPVINITGAMSPHADDTVTFNGRLDPTNSSWMKISDCGMVLEEQPGKVSEAFRLFLQGEGYVAPLSPVKMALFRKHSLEELFRARIYTTGQCQQGIINITENPISAVVC
- the LOC136415734 gene encoding protein NDRG3-like isoform X2 gives rise to the protein MPAPVGASSGGAYASLEPLGAGDNVYRPTTVPGGPTPSTGLFEGVKKALGLVKEPLLGQVGDERRGHLTASRTEVENPIPNRKMPASGIAEEAALLGTVPSDSMDDVELKNIKLQFPHARSMSREDSNAQEELVETDRGNVVVAVQGNRNKPAILTYHDLGLNYVSNFQAFFNYIDMRALIENFCIYHVNAPGQEEGAQTLPEEFVYPSMDELADQLAHVVRHFNLKQFIGFGVGAGANILCRYTLNHPEMVSALCLINCVSTQPGWIEWGYQKLNTRYLRSKGMTQGVLDYLMWHHFGRNTEERNHDLVQVYKSYFERNVNPTNLALFIDSYVKRTDLNIQRDPDPNRKNASTLKVPVINITGAMSPHADDTVTFNGRLDPTNSSWMKISDCGMVLEEQPGKVSEAFRLFLQGEGYAASVKFSAKIEPVLERY
- the LOC136415734 gene encoding protein NDRG3-like isoform X3, whose product is MTEVENPIPNRKMPASGIAEEAALLGTVPSDSMDDVELKNIKLQFPHARSMSREDSNAQEELVETDRGNVVVAVQGNRNKPAILTYHDLGLNYVSNFQAFFNYIDMRALIENFCIYHVNAPGQEEGAQTLPEEFVYPSMDELADQLAHVVRHFNLKQFIGFGVGAGANILCRYTLNHPEMVSALCLINCVSTQPGWIEWGYQKLNTRYLRSKGMTQGVLDYLMWHHFGRNTEERNHDLVQVYKSYFERNVNPTNLALFIDSYVKRTDLNIQRDPDPNRKNASTLKVPVINITGAMSPHADDTVTFNGRLDPTNSSWMKISDCGMVLEEQPGKVSEAFRLFLQGEGYVAPLSPVKMALFRKHSLEELFRARIYTTGQCQQGIINITENPISAVVC
- the LOC136415734 gene encoding protein NDRG3-like isoform X4, whose product is MPASGIAEEAALLGTVPSDSMDDVELKNIKLQFPHARSMSREDSNAQEELVETDRGNVVVAVQGNRNKPAILTYHDLGLNYVSNFQAFFNYIDMRALIENFCIYHVNAPGQEEGAQTLPEEFVYPSMDELADQLAHVVRHFNLKQFIGFGVGAGANILCRYTLNHPEMVSALCLINCVSTQPGWIEWGYQKLNTRYLRSKGMTQGVLDYLMWHHFGRNTEERNHDLVQVYKSYFERNVNPTNLALFIDSYVKRTDLNIQRDPDPNRKNASTLKVPVINITGAMSPHADDTVTFNGRLDPTNSSWMKISDCGMVLEEQPGKVSEAFRLFLQGEGYVAPLSPVKMALFRKHSLEELFRARIYTTGQCQQGIINITENPISAVVC